The DNA segment CTCACTCTTCTTTCTTAGGACATTCATTTTGGTCTTATGAATTCCTCACAATCAACTATTTTATTAATCACAAGTTCACTCTCATTCTCaatataatttcataatttaaaaaaatattaagatctactattaattatgataaattatgtaTCGTTCGATTTGTCTATATTACCATATGTCGATAATAAATTAGAAATTTGATCAAAACtatatttttcttagatattcttTTAATTAAggtacttaaatttttaattaattaattaatattatttttttaatcatattgattttatataatcaatttttttttacaaatcatTAATTGGATTCAACAAATTTATGAGCCACCTTATATCACTGTTACAGTTCATGCAGAAAAAATAACTCTATATTCCAAGTCTTTAATAACatcattaaaattaataatttttccaTTTAAATCCCACTAATTTCAACTCCCCTTTAAACCCAACCCCAACACAAATTAATTTGTCTGtaactataaaaaataataataatatgagtagttactttattaatatatatatatatatatatatatatatatatatatatatatattgatattaagGGTTTTTATTGTCTAATATGACAAATTTATCTTGATTATGTAATTGagtgtaaaaaaaattattttcataatgtAAAACCATAAAATTTCGTCCAACTCACCTCAGAtgttaaaaataaaatgatataaatatttcattctatttatttattttttaatatataatttgataGAAGATGAACCGATTCGATTCATGTCGATTTATCATTCGGTGAATTTATTTTGAGTATTTGAGGAGATTGAGATGTTGTCGTATAAATTCttaaatttgatataaaaattaattattaaaaatatcagTTAGTTTAACTGATAaaagattataatattttatttcatcGTAATGTTTTTGTCTCGAAACCTTTCTTCCTAAATAAATCGGTCCATATTTACTTTGTGTATATATTTCATGTGCAATATATTAATAACAATTAAACGCCATCGTTCACTTGGAGAGTTGATCGCCCCCTTTGCTTCGATCCTTTCTGAAACCAAACCCTAGACTCCATCCCTCGCTCCGTAACCTCTTGTCCTCTCCTTCGATCGCAACTGCGGGCGGAACCCTAATCTTGTTCTGTTGCTCCTGTAACCCTAGGCCGAAGATGGCCTCGTTGTTCAAGGTCGCTGGATTTGGAGTTCTGCCGTGATTCGTGTAGCTACCTTTTTCCTATTTTTTTATTCGGAGCTGCTTGATTGACCGGCACCCCATTTTGCTCGTCCGCAGGACCCAGCCAAGCTGTCGGTGTACAGGGACAAGAGGTTCCGGGGCAACCAGGAGGAGTACGAGCGCGCGCTGCAGGCCTCCACGACGGTTTACATCGGCAACATGTCCTTCTACACCACCGAGGAGCAGGTGTACGAGCTCTTCACCCGGGCGGGAGAGATCAAGAAGATTATCATGGGGCTGGAAAAGAACACCAAGACCCCCTGCGGTTTCTGCTTCGTCTTGTAAGATGTTTCCTCTCATTTATGTTCGAAGCGTCCCAAGGATTGACTTTTAAGCATAGGATTAGACCCTAGGTTGTTGCTCCATGGAGGTTTTTCTCCCGAGATGGCAACTTTTCGTCGCTAATTTAGCATTTGATGTTTTCGCAAATGCTGAACCTGTTTTTACCGGAGTTGATAAATGTTCTAGTATCAGGTATTTTGGCGACCAAGTAGCCAGATGGTAAGGTCACTGCTATTGGCATAAAACTAACATTGTGATTAGACGATGGAAACCCATAATCTTTATGGATATTAGTGATAAATTTGTCATGGTATAGCCAGCCACATTATTGATATTTGGATCTGCACTATTTGGAAACCCTTCCTAGTTTAATTTACGTTATTGGCTAGTAGCCATTGGATGTTCAAGTGACTTTGCCGAAATTTTCCTTTTATTTGGCCCCTCTGGAAAAATTTTATTTGGCCCCCTTTGAAAATCGAACCTACCAATTGCTAACAGGCGTTTAAGTTGAAAGCATCTTTGTTGTTCTACATGAGTTCCCTTTCTGTAAATTGAGACCCATCAAGCTCCATGTCAGATCAGGAGCCACTGTATATTCTACTGTTTCTCTGTCCCTTTCTTGTTTTTTTCATTTGCCTCTATGATTTGGGTTCATTACCTCCTTATTGGTGAATTGTGTGCAACTGTGGTTTTCCATGGACATGTCTAAACCACACTATCTATTTCCAGCATACCATTAGTGTAAAGTTGGAAGAGTCAAACCGGTTCATCATAGATTGGtctatcataaaaattacttCAAGCTATTTGATGGATTGGCTTTGTTCATGTAGAAATtgccactaaatttttttttgcttgttcAATCTGCTAACAGATGAAAATATTAGAAAGAGAAAAGTCAGTTCTTAGTTAAATAAGGTGCTTAATGTAAAAAAGAAAATGAGATGTATATTAAAATAATGATATTATTGTCCAGTTTTAATCAATAGATATGAATCTAGATATGGATATGAAACAATTACTTTTCTGTAATTGAATATGTTTAAAACAAAGTTAGATATGAATTAGATGCATTATAGTAACGAATTGATGTAATTCTTTTTTTTAAGCTTTACAAACATTTTGCACAGAAAAAGCAAGATCACTCATTTTCTATCTTAAACACATTGGTTAAGGTCCCTGAATGACAAGAACCACTTTCTGAAAGTATTTTATTTCTAAATTATCTTAGCATTACCAGAAGATATATCTATAAGATATGCTCCATTTTGTTATTGTCGCAGGAATTTCTTGGCTTTCTTTTTTCCTTATTGTGCATGTTTGCTCTTGGGCTTCTGCAGTTATTGTCGAAGTTATTTGCCAATGTGTGAATACAAAGAAGTGTAAGCTTATTGTCGAAGTTATTTGCCAATGTGTGAATACAAAGAAGTGTAAGCTTATTATAAGCTTCTTGAATTAGGATATTTTTTTGATTTGTTCATGATTAGTTctatgattttgatgctttataTTTGTTTCCTTTGCTAGGGAAACACAATGGCATTTAACAAACATTTCTATTCTGTCTAATAGCTACAGTCTGTAACAATAAGAGTTCTTCCTTAGGTACTATTCTAGGGAGGATACTGAGGATGCTGTGAAATATATAAGTGGCACAATGCTTGACGACCGGCCAATACGTGTAGATTTTGATTGGGGATTCGAAGAAGGCAGGCAGTGGGGTCGTGGGCGAAGTGGTGGACAAGTTATTCTCTATTTCTGATCCTTTTAGAAATATTCATTCTTCTACAAGTTGAATATGACTGACCTAATGCaatgttttgtttcttttttatagGTGAGAGATGAATATCGCACTGATTATGATCCTGATATCCTTGAAGTAGAATTAGATGTTATATCTTTGACAAGAATAtgctttttaattatttttaaggtCTTATTGTTCAGTCAGTTTTGGATCTGGATCATTGATTGCATGTTGTCAAGTGTGAAAATCATATAGTGAGATCCTAAGTCTTTATTTTATGTTTAATCTGTAGAATTGTCTGAGCCAATTTGCTTCTGAACCTTCACATTCCAAGTAGGAAAATCCTCTCTATAACCCTAATTTCCTGTTTTGACACTTCTTGAATCAATTTGAAAATAGATTTGAGGATGATTCTAATCTGCTACAAACAAATGACCTCCCATAATCAAGTAATTATTATGTTACCTTTTTCTTCAATTCA comes from the Musa acuminata AAA Group cultivar baxijiao chromosome BXJ2-8, Cavendish_Baxijiao_AAA, whole genome shotgun sequence genome and includes:
- the LOC135619511 gene encoding nuclear cap-binding protein subunit 2-like, which gives rise to MASLFKDPAKLSVYRDKRFRGNQEEYERALQASTTVYIGNMSFYTTEEQVYELFTRAGEIKKIIMGLEKNTKTPCGFCFVLYYSREDTEDAVKYISGTMLDDRPIRVDFDWGFEEGRQWGRGRSGGQVRDEYRTDYDPGRGGYGKLVQRELEAQRELVDYGAGALGAFQPPTQYGKHGVYGDSHRHGRDYRKRYREDEQSASEMSRRTSGYESRRNSEHDLRPEKNPRFRESGDSDDEDEDDRKRRR